The following proteins are encoded in a genomic region of Thiomonas sp. X19:
- the dapF gene encoding diaminopimelate epimerase encodes MKLQFTKMHGAGNDFIMLDATREALALSPAQLRLLADRHFGVGADQILMVEPAPSADIDFRYRIFNADGGEVEQCGNGARCFVAFVRRRGLTDKRSIRVLTRSGIIQPRLEDDGRVTVDMGPPRFTPAEIPFDNAGLAPRLEAGFERWPLELGAADASAAATSSTTIWISALSMGNPHAVQRVDEVDTAPVTTLGPRIEHHRRFPRRVNAGFMQVMNPHHICLRVWERGAGETLACGTGACAAVVAGMRHGWLQSPVEVDIHGGRLTIAWDGAGSPVYMTGPVAHVFDGNIEL; translated from the coding sequence CGGCAACGATTTCATCATGCTCGACGCCACGCGCGAGGCGCTGGCCCTGTCGCCGGCGCAACTGCGCCTGCTGGCCGACCGGCATTTCGGCGTGGGCGCGGACCAGATTCTGATGGTGGAGCCCGCACCCTCGGCCGATATCGACTTCCGCTACCGCATCTTCAACGCCGACGGCGGCGAGGTGGAGCAATGCGGCAACGGCGCGCGCTGCTTCGTCGCCTTCGTGCGCCGCCGCGGCCTCACCGACAAGCGCAGCATCCGCGTGCTCACCCGCTCCGGCATCATCCAGCCTCGCCTGGAAGACGATGGCCGCGTCACCGTGGACATGGGGCCGCCGCGCTTCACTCCGGCAGAGATTCCCTTCGACAACGCTGGCCTGGCCCCGCGGCTCGAAGCCGGCTTCGAGCGCTGGCCGCTGGAGCTGGGCGCAGCAGACGCCTCGGCCGCCGCCACAAGTTCCACCACCATCTGGATCAGCGCCTTGTCCATGGGCAACCCGCACGCGGTGCAGCGCGTGGACGAGGTGGACACCGCGCCTGTCACCACGCTCGGCCCGCGCATCGAGCACCACCGGCGCTTCCCCCGGCGCGTCAACGCCGGCTTCATGCAGGTGATGAACCCGCACCACATCTGCCTGCGGGTGTGGGAACGCGGCGCCGGCGAAACCCTGGCCTGCGGCACCGGCGCCTGCGCTGCCGTGGTCGCCGGCATGCGCCACGGCTGGCTGCAAAGCCCGGTGGAGGTGGATATCCACGGTGGCCGGCTCACCATCGCCTGGGACGGTGCCGGCAGCCCGGTGTACATGACCGGCCCGGTGGCCCATGTGTTCGATGGCAACATTGAACTGTGA
- a CDS encoding DUF484 family protein — protein sequence MTETPTMQLTEQDLAAYLAEHPDFFERHAELLAGVQLQSPHGNRAVSLQERQIEMLRDKMRVLEHRLADMMRNAAENEAISGRLLDWVRAMLREADPAALPHTLVREMQQQFQLPQAALRLWNLLPAYTTQDYAADVGTDIPVLANSLSQPYCGANAGFEAARWLGAGAPPQSMAMIALRETDEAPAFGLLVLGSPHADRFTADMGTEFLTRIGHLASAGLQRLVRGG from the coding sequence ATGACCGAGACACCGACCATGCAACTGACCGAACAGGACCTCGCCGCCTATCTGGCGGAACATCCCGACTTTTTCGAGCGCCACGCCGAGTTGCTGGCCGGGGTGCAATTGCAAAGCCCGCATGGCAACCGCGCCGTGTCGCTGCAAGAGCGGCAGATCGAGATGCTGCGCGACAAGATGCGCGTGCTCGAACATCGCCTGGCCGACATGATGCGCAACGCCGCGGAGAACGAGGCGATCTCCGGCCGCTTGCTGGACTGGGTTCGCGCCATGCTGCGCGAGGCCGACCCCGCCGCCCTGCCCCACACCCTGGTGCGCGAAATGCAGCAGCAGTTTCAGTTGCCGCAGGCCGCCTTGCGGCTGTGGAACCTGCTGCCGGCCTACACCACACAGGACTACGCCGCCGATGTGGGCACCGACATCCCGGTCCTGGCCAACAGCCTGAGCCAGCCGTATTGCGGCGCCAATGCCGGGTTCGAAGCGGCACGCTGGCTGGGCGCGGGCGCGCCGCCGCAGTCGATGGCGATGATTGCCCTGCGCGAAACCGACGAGGCGCCCGCCTTTGGCCTGCTGGTCCTGGGTTCGCCCCATGCCGACCGCTTCACCGCCGACATGGGCACGGAGTTCCTCACCCGCATCGGTCACCTCGCCTCGGCAGGCTTGCAGCGCCTGGTGCGCGGCGGCTGA
- a CDS encoding tyrosine recombinase XerC, which yields MPDVPAQVPAPGGADDLAGACVRYLDMLRHVRRLSPRTLVNYERDLGDLRRRAQLAGAGLGGIGPQHIRAWVAALHGGGMTPRAIAARLSAWRGLFSWLGLQGLVASNPLQDVRAPRAARPLPKAISVDQAVALAAYAPQDHAPASADRRTQQTQALSLARGRAIAELLYSSGLRVSELTSLDTRYTRAPGHESAGWVDWDAAEVTVLGKGGKRRSVPVGTPAMQALRDWLALRPASSGDGGDQAALFLGPRGRRITTQRVWVELRERARAAGLPTAVHPHMLRHSFASHLLQSSGDLRGVQELLGHASIASTQIYIRLDFQHLAKVYDAAHPRAKKR from the coding sequence ATGCCGGACGTTCCCGCCCAAGTTCCAGCGCCCGGCGGGGCAGACGATCTCGCCGGCGCCTGCGTTCGTTATCTCGACATGCTGCGGCATGTGCGTCGCCTCTCGCCACGCACCCTGGTGAACTACGAGCGCGACCTGGGCGACCTGCGCCGGCGCGCCCAGCTGGCAGGCGCCGGGCTTGGTGGCATCGGCCCGCAACACATCCGCGCCTGGGTCGCGGCGCTGCATGGGGGCGGCATGACGCCGCGCGCCATCGCCGCCCGCTTGTCGGCCTGGCGCGGGCTGTTCTCGTGGCTGGGGCTGCAAGGCCTGGTGGCCAGCAATCCGCTGCAAGACGTGCGTGCCCCGCGCGCCGCAAGGCCCTTGCCCAAGGCCATCAGCGTGGATCAGGCCGTGGCCTTGGCCGCGTATGCGCCACAGGACCATGCGCCCGCATCCGCCGATCGCCGCACACAACAAACCCAGGCCTTGAGCCTCGCGCGCGGCCGGGCGATTGCCGAGTTGCTCTATTCCAGCGGCTTGCGCGTCTCCGAACTCACCAGCCTGGACACCCGCTACACCCGCGCCCCCGGCCACGAATCGGCCGGCTGGGTGGACTGGGACGCCGCCGAAGTGACCGTGCTCGGCAAAGGCGGCAAGCGCCGCAGCGTGCCGGTGGGCACGCCCGCCATGCAAGCCCTGCGCGACTGGCTGGCGCTGCGCCCGGCATCGAGCGGCGACGGCGGTGACCAGGCGGCCTTGTTCCTCGGGCCGCGCGGACGGCGCATCACCACGCAGCGCGTCTGGGTGGAATTGCGCGAACGCGCCCGCGCCGCTGGCCTGCCCACGGCCGTGCACCCGCACATGCTGCGGCATTCCTTCGCCTCGCATTTGCTACAGTCCAGCGGCGATTTGCGCGGGGTGCAGGAGTTGCTGGGCCATGCGAGCATCGCCAGCACCCAGATCTACATCCGGCTCGACTTCCAGCATCTGGCCAAGGTCTACGACGCCGCCCATCCCCGCGCGAAAAAGCGCTGA
- a CDS encoding class I SAM-dependent rRNA methyltransferase, protein MKVIRLHEGKERALLRRHPWVFAGAVARGGGDSGETVRVDASDGRVLGWAAFSPNSQIRLRMWSFDAEQRIDRDFFRGRLQAAIARRARLGLDMQAVRLVHGESDGLPGCIVDRYGGIVVLQALAAGIERIKPMLAELLHELLPQVRIYERSDAGVRGLEGLQPVSGWLQGEGETRVDIAENGLRYGVDVATGHKTGFYLDQRDSRARFATLVREQRLRKVLNCYGYTGGFTLAALAGGAKQVLTVDSSAPALAQAEAHVRLNGFDTARAPMLDADVNATLRRLREEGRRFDAIVLDPPKLAPTAAAAARAARAYKDINRLALTLLEPGGWLFTFSCSGGIDATLFQSIVAGAALDAGVEADIVARAAAGADHPLLLSFPEGEYLKGLLLQTR, encoded by the coding sequence ATGAAAGTCATCCGCCTGCACGAAGGCAAGGAACGCGCCCTGCTGCGCCGCCATCCCTGGGTGTTCGCCGGTGCGGTTGCGCGCGGCGGCGGCGACAGTGGCGAGACGGTGCGGGTGGACGCGTCCGACGGCCGGGTGCTGGGCTGGGCAGCGTTCAGCCCGAACTCGCAGATTCGCCTGCGCATGTGGAGCTTCGACGCCGAGCAGCGCATCGACCGCGACTTCTTCCGTGGGCGGCTGCAGGCCGCCATCGCCCGCCGCGCCCGCCTGGGCCTGGACATGCAGGCGGTGCGCCTGGTGCATGGCGAGTCCGACGGTCTGCCCGGCTGCATCGTCGACCGCTATGGCGGCATCGTCGTGCTGCAGGCGCTGGCCGCCGGCATCGAGCGCATCAAACCCATGCTGGCGGAGTTGCTGCATGAGCTGCTGCCGCAGGTGCGCATTTACGAGCGCTCCGACGCCGGCGTGCGTGGGCTGGAGGGTTTGCAGCCGGTCAGCGGCTGGCTGCAAGGCGAGGGTGAAACCCGCGTCGACATCGCCGAAAACGGCCTGCGCTATGGCGTGGACGTGGCCACCGGGCACAAGACGGGCTTCTACCTCGACCAGCGCGACAGCCGCGCGCGCTTCGCCACGCTGGTGCGCGAACAGCGGCTGCGCAAGGTGCTGAACTGCTATGGCTACACGGGCGGCTTCACCCTGGCGGCGCTGGCGGGTGGTGCCAAACAGGTGCTGACGGTGGATTCCTCCGCGCCGGCGCTGGCCCAGGCCGAGGCCCATGTGCGGCTCAACGGCTTCGACACCGCGCGCGCGCCCATGCTCGACGCCGACGTCAATGCCACGCTGCGGCGCCTGCGCGAAGAGGGCCGGCGCTTCGACGCCATCGTGCTCGACCCGCCCAAGCTCGCCCCCACCGCGGCCGCGGCCGCACGTGCGGCACGCGCCTACAAAGACATCAACCGCCTCGCGCTCACGCTGCTGGAGCCGGGCGGCTGGCTGTTCACCTTTTCCTGCTCGGGCGGGATTGACGCCACACTGTTCCAGAGCATCGTCGCCGGCGCCGCGCTCGACGCCGGGGTGGAGGCCGACATCGTCGCGCGCGCCGCCGCGGGCGCCGACCACCCGCTGCTGCTGTCCTTCCCCGAAGGCGAATACCTCAAGGGCCTGCTGTTGCAAACCCGCTGA